In Cryptomeria japonica chromosome 10, Sugi_1.0, whole genome shotgun sequence, a genomic segment contains:
- the LOC131078191 gene encoding uncharacterized protein LOC131078191 has product MDMLERREESVTFPGREGVNVNASYWCHMCTKEVLTSVAEGCQDNMELLCSECGNGFIEPSATARSASNVHQTQGMTNHNGETRREEGEEDEGQRIDREHDQMLHQLFRVINHNDRETDHESAGDDIGFSHTSHDEQVLVTDEEDMANGDDEDSDSSSIGIQAGPDEWDLSDDENDNEEDWEEAYEEEEDRDETREQTSLTENVDEEIRSQTQRTRWGGRWRQGDTPRPQQRTNTDHVLHHFLQEIFENLVGNNIETRSEFPEWPFYVGNPGDYLDASGFEQLLQQLAENDNSRRGAPPAAKSALENLPYITADENSVCAICRDAIIAGEVVRQLPCLHLYHSDCILPWLSTRNSCPVCRYELPTDDSEYEGRKGTAIGRTHTTDSMSFNVQNSNHESSSQESSNANFTVQNSSQEPSFEWSSRATLNMQNGSQELSSRQFSNTEVENLHLQEMESVLVCPQVIGSHNAIESELEVDNGEIEVIYEEQEHGDEPNHEIQDGDIKNDKTSISQKFGSGWLLMAAGPVLSVLVLILALCFGNHSIVGRIQQHVRWWQGQQHDFVRETHIQQADVLNESQSRRRWWMPFQQ; this is encoded by the coding sequence ATGGATATGCTTGAAAGACGGGAGGAATCTGTTACATTTCCTGGGAGGGAAGGGGTTAATGTTAATGCTTCCTATTGGTGCCACATGTGTACGAAAGAGGTTTTGACCTCTGTGGCAGAGGGTTGCCAGGATAACATGGAACTTCTGTGCTCTGAATGTGGAAATGGCTTTATAGAACCTAGTGCAACTGCTCGGTCCGCTTCTAATGTGCATCAGACTCAAGGGATGACCAATCACAATGGAGAAACCAGACGAGAAGAGGGAGAAGAAGATGAAGGCCAGAGGATAGACCGTGAACATGATCAAATGCTACATCAGTTATTTCGTGTGATTAACCACAATGACAGAGAGACTGATCACGAGAGTGCCGGTGATGACATTGGATTTAGTCATACCTCACACGATGAACAAGTTTTGGTAACCGATGAAGAGGATATGGCGAATGGAGATGATGAAGACAGTGACTCTTCAAGCATTGGTATTCAGGCAGGTCCAGATGAATGGGACTTGTCAGACGATGAGAACGATAATGAAGAAGATTGGGAAGAAGCAtacgaagaagaagaagacaggGATGAAACGAGAGAACAAACTAGCCTGACAGAAAATGTAGATGAAGAAATACGTTCACAGACACAAAGAACTAGATGGGGAGGCAGATGGAGACAGGGAGACACACCGAGACCACAACAGAGAACAAATACTGATCATGTTCTACACCACTTTCTGCAAGAGATCTTTGAGAATCTGGTTGGAAACAATATTGAGACCAGGTCAGAGTTTCCTGAATGGCCATTTTATGTTGGGAATCCAGGGGACTATCTTGATGCAAGTGGGTTTGAGCAGCTGCTGCAACAACTTGCTGAGAATGACAATAGCAGACGAGGTGCCCCTCCTGCAGCTAAATCTGCATTAGAAAATTTACCTTACATTACCGCTGATGAAAATTCTGTCTGCGCTATATGCAGAGATGCTATAATTGCAGGGGAAGTAGTTAGACAGCTTCCATGCTTGCATCTGTATCATTCTGATTGTATTTTGCCATGGCTTAGTACTAGAAATTCTTGCCCAGTATGTCGTTACGAGCTTCCCACAGATGATTCTGAGTATGAAGGGCGGAAAGGGACAGCAATTGGTAGAACCCATACAACTGATAGTATGAGCTTCAACGTCCAGAACAGCAATCATGAATCATCTTCCCAAGAGTCATCCAATGCAAATTTTACTGTGCAGAATAGCAGTCAAGAGCCATCTTTTGAATGGTCATCTCGAGCAACTCTTAATATGCAGAATGGAAGTCAGGAGTTATCTTCTCGGCAGTTTTCCAACACAGAAGTAGAAAATCTTCATTTGCAAGAGATGGAAAGTGTGTTAGTGTGCCCTCAAGTTATTGGCAGCCACAATGCGATTGAATCTGAACTGGAAGTTGACAATGGAGAAATAGAAGTTATTTACGAGGAGCAAGAGCATGGTGATGAACCCAATCATGAGATTCAAGATGGCGATATTAAGAATGATAAAACATCTATTTCTCAAAAATTTGGAAGCGGATGGTTACTAATGGCTGCAGGTCCTGTTTTAAGTGTTCTGGTACTTATTCTGGCCTTGTGTTTTGGAAATCATTCAATAGTGGGCAGGATCCAGCAGCATGTACGGTGGTGGCAAGGGCAACAACATGACTTTGTTAGGGAAACTCATATACAACAAGCGGATGTGCTGAATGAGAGTCAAAGTCGTAGGAGATGGTGGATGCCATTTCAGCAATGA